A segment of the Aureliella helgolandensis genome:
CGCATGTTAACACATCTTAAGCTTGGGAACCACTAATATTACCTATCATAATGAAGAAAAAGTGAGAAGATAATGGGGCGCTCCCCCCCAACAACCTAAGGTGTATGAGACGAACTCCAACACAAACCGCGCAAACCCCACATCCAAGACTACCCACACCACCTCGAGAGGCACGCCCAACCCATCATGGCTGAACGATGTGCTCAGGCGAAGGACCAATCGAATGGATTTTCCCTTCGGTTTCGCCAGGCCAAAAGACCTCCAACTGCTCTAAGGAGTGCCCGGGCGGCACTACCAGCACTAGGGGGGCACGCAGATCCGATTGGTAGCTTCGTCCAGACACGACAAACTGCGTTTGGCTCGATCCATCGGAAAATTTGGCCGTAACGCGACTCCCGATCGCATCTCGATTGCAGCGGGTTCCTATTAGGGTTACCGCGATGGCGCGATTGCCAGTGGGCGTGTCGTTTCTCAGTAGGGTGGGACGTCCCCGCGCATTGAGAACCACCACATCAGAGTCTCCATCGGAATCCAAGTCAGCCGCGATTAGCCCGCGCGTCACCCCTCGAACCTGCGTCCCACTCCCCCAGTTGCTCAGCGTCTCAAACCGACTACCGTCTTGATTTCGAAAGAGCAAATTGGGGGAATCAAACGCACTCTTGGTATTACTCCCTCCACGCAATTCGTGGTTATCGTCCAGGCCCCCGCAGCCCACAAATAGATCCAATTGACCATCCAAATCGAAATCGGCCACAGCCACCCCCCAGGTGACCTGAGGGCGTGTTTCCGGCCCCAGACCAGACTTGGGCGTACTGTCGATCCAGTAGCCATCGACACTGGAACTATAGAGCGTCAAGAACTCGTCAGCAAAGGAACTCATGACCACATCCACGAGCGCATCATGATTGAAGTCGGCTAATTCAATCCCCATAGAGCCCTGCACTCTCCCCTGAAAATCCAGCGCGAGACCCGCCAGTAGTCCCACTTCTTCGAACTGCCCTGCGGCGTCATTCTGAAAGTAAAAATTCTCCTGAGTATCGTTGGCAACCAAGATATCAATATCGCCATCGAGATCGAAATCACAGGAGGTGACCGCCATACTACGTCCGGCGACATTTGTGATCCCCGTAACTTGGGACACATCAGTCCAGTTGCCATCACCCGAATTGCGAAACAGCGTGTCGACCTGCGGGGTAAATTGCAATGGACTGGGATAGGCCGGCAACCCCTTATGGTGATGCACTCGATGCTGCGATTCCTCGAATTGCACATAGTTCCCAACATACAAATCGAGATTCCCGTCGCGGTCGTAATCAAGGAAGCTAACACCGCTTCCCACTAACTCCCCATTCGCACTCCCCGATGCTTGTGTACGATCGGAGAAGGTGCCGTCTCCGTTGTTCACGAAAAATCGGTTCGTACCGTAGTTGTTCACATACAGATCAACGTCCCCATCATTATCGTAATCAGCGGCAGCGACTCCCATCGCGTACCCGGTGTCCCCCACACCAGCCTGCGCAGTCACATCGGTGAACTGGAACTCTCCATCGTTGCGGTACAGCACGTTCGTCGCCCGGGCCACGACAGAGCCACCCAACGAGCAGCCATTGAGAAAATAGATATCCAAATCGCCATCGTTGTCAAAGTCGAATACAGCGAGGCCTGCACTAAAACTCTCGACGATAAAGTGCCGCCCATCACTGCCGTCGGTATGCACAAAGTCAATCCCGGTGGCATCTGTCACGTCCGTCAAGATGATGGCGGGCGCGGACGAGAGCGGCACAGTTGGAGATTGCGGCCAAGCAGCCTGAAGCCCAGTGCTCAAGCTCAAGATGAACACCGCCCAAGTGGCTCCCTCGCGCAACCCTAGTTGCCCGCTTCCCCAAACATCGGACCGGCAGCTTGTTCGCCCGTTTTTCAACCATTGCTGGGCCTGCCTAAACCAAGTTTGTCTTGTACCGCAAATTGCCATTCGACTTCAATTCTCAGTTTAAGGTTCACACGGACCGACAGGGTTGAACACTCTGTCGATTTAACGCTGTTAGAGCCCTTGCGGGACTATTTATCTGGCCAGCTGGCTACCTGGCACATTAGCGGACGCCCTCGGTCAGCGCTCGCCAGTCGGGGATTCGACGAGCTCCCTGTGCTCCTGCAAGCGCGCGATGCGCGCTGCGACAGCGGCATCGGACGGTACCATTTTCTGCGCGAGCGCAAGGGTTTCCAAAGCGTTGTCAAACTCGTTACGATCCTCGTAGATGGTCGCCAACAACATGTATCGAGAAAGAGTGGGAGCCAGCTCGACAGCTTGCCGCGCTAACTCGAGGGATCGATCTGAACCGGGGGCCACTTCTTGCTGGAACTTCGCCACCGCTTCTAAAGCTGCCGGGGCACGCGGATTGCGTTCCACGAACTCCTCCAACACCTCTTTGGCTTGATCCTGCATTCCAGCTGCAGCGTACAGCCTTGCTATTTCGAGGACATAAGAGAAGTCGTGAGGTGTCAGCTCCTTAATCTCTGACAACCAACGCACTGCCTCCAAGGGCTCCGAGCGTTGGGTGGCCAGCCATGCCAGTGCCTGCCGCGATTCGATATTCGTTTTCGCCATCTGACTCGCCCGACTCAGCAGCATTTCGCCCGTCTGGTTTTGCCCGAGTCCCACATAGACACGAGCCATATCGACAAACAATTTGGCGATGTCAATCGCCAGCGCTTCCACGTCATCGTAGGCTTCCGCCGTATCGCTGGACTGCGACTGCTTCTTGCGTAGCTCGGAATATACATTTTGATGCCTCTTTGCATCCTCCAAGCGTCCCTGCCGTCGGGCAACCGCAATCAAACCGAAGTGCGCCTTCATCGACTCAGCATCCAGCTCGATAGCCTTTCGGTAGGCGGCCTCAGCGGTCGGCAACTTCTCCAATAATAGCGCCACAGCCCCCAGTTGCACAAAGGCTTCGGTGAAATCAGGGAATTGCTGGGTCAATTTTTGGAGGGTGATCTCCGCGTCAGGCAAGCGATTGGCACTGACGAGCGCTTTGGCAAGCAGCAATTGTTGGTCCGCCGAGTTGGGGAGTATCTCCACAGCTCGCCGGTGATACTCGCAGGCCTGCTGAAACTCTCCTTC
Coding sequences within it:
- a CDS encoding FG-GAP repeat domain-containing protein, whose protein sequence is MFILSLSTGLQAAWPQSPTVPLSSAPAIILTDVTDATGIDFVHTDGSDGRHFIVESFSAGLAVFDFDNDGDLDIYFLNGCSLGGSVVARATNVLYRNDGEFQFTDVTAQAGVGDTGYAMGVAAADYDNDGDVDLYVNNYGTNRFFVNNGDGTFSDRTQASGSANGELVGSGVSFLDYDRDGNLDLYVGNYVQFEESQHRVHHHKGLPAYPSPLQFTPQVDTLFRNSGDGNWTDVSQVTGITNVAGRSMAVTSCDFDLDGDIDILVANDTQENFYFQNDAAGQFEEVGLLAGLALDFQGRVQGSMGIELADFNHDALVDVVMSSFADEFLTLYSSSVDGYWIDSTPKSGLGPETRPQVTWGVAVADFDLDGQLDLFVGCGGLDDNHELRGGSNTKSAFDSPNLLFRNQDGSRFETLSNWGSGTQVRGVTRGLIAADLDSDGDSDVVVLNARGRPTLLRNDTPTGNRAIAVTLIGTRCNRDAIGSRVTAKFSDGSSQTQFVVSGRSYQSDLRAPLVLVVPPGHSLEQLEVFWPGETEGKIHSIGPSPEHIVQP
- a CDS encoding tetratricopeptide repeat protein: MPVNRLQHALVPNFLQLCLLAGVACNCLSGCTSRHPEAEVSELAVSPDLPVPQQSQVQSTQPDAEQPERTPSPLQSSPGASVDGGADGRTKVPPNAQTLPRNSTALRAATLPLAAAIPESGSELIRECLAVAEHLANAGPQSIDALEMRARAEYEFGEVLQAKQLWTRMLEMNPNYAFALTGLGNIALDEGEFQQACEYHRRAVEILPNSADQQLLLAKALVSANRLPDAEITLQKLTQQFPDFTEAFVQLGAVALLLEKLPTAEAAYRKAIELDAESMKAHFGLIAVARRQGRLEDAKRHQNVYSELRKKQSQSSDTAEAYDDVEALAIDIAKLFVDMARVYVGLGQNQTGEMLLSRASQMAKTNIESRQALAWLATQRSEPLEAVRWLSEIKELTPHDFSYVLEIARLYAAAGMQDQAKEVLEEFVERNPRAPAALEAVAKFQQEVAPGSDRSLELARQAVELAPTLSRYMLLATIYEDRNEFDNALETLALAQKMVPSDAAVAARIARLQEHRELVESPTGER